A genomic segment from Sorangium aterium encodes:
- a CDS encoding aspartate aminotransferase family protein: MSIATSRAAEPPPANASTPASAPLLAAQKHLLGNYRQPPFVLDRGRGCELFDTEGRRYLDMCAGVAVASLGHAHPRLVATISEQAGRLMHVSNYFFNAENLRLAEELCEKTGFDRAFFCNSGAEANEAMLKLARRHFFNRGEEGRYRIIAFDNAFHGRTLGAVALTGTPKYREGFGPSLDGVTHVPYGDVAAVRAAMGPDVAGILVEPVQGEGGVLPAPAGFLAELRRIADEHGALLLVDEVQTGIGRTGHWLGAAYDGVQSDAAALAKGLGGGFPVGALVLRERLNGALPPGSHGSTYGGNALASATARTVLAVIEEEKLCEAALKRGERLGRGLAAIAARLPGVCLGERGRGLLRGLILAPTVDARAALGRVRDRGVLLTIAGNSVLRFTPPLIVSEAQIDEALAEVEAALAETPAAG, from the coding sequence ATGAGCATCGCCACAAGCCGCGCCGCCGAACCCCCTCCGGCGAACGCCTCGACGCCCGCCAGCGCGCCGCTCCTCGCGGCGCAGAAGCACCTCCTCGGCAACTACCGCCAGCCGCCGTTCGTCCTCGACCGCGGCAGGGGTTGCGAGCTCTTCGACACGGAGGGGCGCCGGTACCTGGACATGTGCGCCGGGGTGGCTGTGGCTTCGCTCGGGCACGCTCACCCGCGGCTCGTGGCGACCATCTCGGAGCAGGCGGGCCGCCTGATGCACGTCTCCAACTATTTCTTCAACGCGGAGAACCTCCGCCTCGCCGAGGAGCTCTGCGAGAAGACCGGCTTCGATCGCGCCTTCTTCTGCAACTCGGGCGCGGAGGCGAACGAGGCGATGCTCAAGCTCGCGCGCCGCCATTTCTTCAACCGGGGCGAGGAGGGGCGCTACCGGATCATCGCGTTCGACAACGCGTTTCACGGCCGCACCCTCGGCGCGGTCGCCCTGACCGGGACGCCGAAGTACCGCGAGGGCTTCGGCCCCTCGCTCGACGGCGTCACGCACGTGCCTTACGGGGATGTGGCCGCGGTGCGCGCCGCCATGGGCCCGGACGTCGCGGGGATCCTCGTGGAGCCGGTGCAAGGGGAGGGCGGCGTGCTGCCGGCCCCGGCGGGGTTCCTCGCCGAGCTGCGGCGCATCGCCGACGAGCACGGCGCGCTGCTGCTCGTCGACGAGGTGCAGACCGGCATCGGGCGCACGGGGCACTGGCTCGGCGCGGCGTACGACGGCGTCCAGAGCGACGCCGCGGCGCTCGCGAAGGGGCTCGGCGGCGGGTTCCCGGTCGGCGCGCTGGTGCTGCGGGAGCGGCTCAACGGCGCGCTGCCCCCGGGCTCGCACGGCTCGACCTATGGCGGCAACGCGCTCGCCTCCGCCACGGCGCGCACGGTGCTCGCGGTCATCGAGGAAGAGAAGCTGTGCGAGGCCGCCCTGAAGCGCGGCGAGCGGCTCGGCCGCGGCCTCGCCGCGATCGCCGCGCGGCTGCCGGGCGTGTGCCTCGGCGAGCGCGGGCGCGGGTTGCTCCGCGGGCTCATCCTCGCGCCGACCGTCGACGCGCGCGCCGCCCTCGGCCGCGTGCGCGATCGCGGCGTGCTGCTCACGATCGCGGGCAACAGCGTGCTCCGGTTCACGCCGCCCCTGATCGTGAGCGAGGCGCAGATCGACGAGGCGCTGGCCGAGGTCGAGGCCGCGCTCGCCGAGACGCCGGCTGCGGGTTGA
- the dnaK gene encoding molecular chaperone DnaK, with protein MGKVIGIDLGTTNSCVAVVEGAGVASASDVRVIPNAEGARTTPSVVGFPASGERLVGQVARRQAVTNPQNTIYAVKRLMGRKFTAPEVSKQISLAPYKIVEAPNSDAWVEVKGRNYSPPEISAVILGQMKQVAERFLGEPVTEAVVTVPAYFDDAQRQATKDAGRIAGLDVRRIINEPTAAALAYGLDKVKAETIAVYDLGGGTFDISILEIASGVFSVKATGGDTHLGGEDFDQRIIDLLADEFEGKSRIDLRRDRMALQRLKEAAEKAKHELSSSLETEINIPFIAVGPGGGPLHLERTMRRNELEMLCEGLIRRTIDVCRATLGDAKLPVSAVNTVVLVGGMTRMPAVQAAVREFFGREPNKGVNPDEVVAVGAALQGAALSGQVDEVLLLDVTPLSLGVETGGGVSFKLIPRNTTIPTERSEIFTTSVDNQSFVPVHVLQGEREMAADCRSLARFELTGIPPAPRGLPKIQVTFRIDENGIVRVEARDLGTGRVQEIRVTPTSGLTPDEVDRLVSEGERFKETDALRRDLAELRNQAETLVYTTEQALEGYGDLLDAELLGEVHAECAALRKLLEGGGDLDALRDAYARLEGAAFRIAESMYGGDDDAGANKAVET; from the coding sequence ATGGGGAAGGTGATCGGCATCGATCTCGGGACGACGAACTCGTGCGTGGCTGTCGTCGAAGGGGCAGGCGTCGCCTCGGCGAGCGATGTTCGGGTGATCCCGAACGCCGAGGGCGCGCGCACCACGCCTTCCGTGGTCGGCTTCCCCGCGAGCGGCGAGCGCCTGGTCGGGCAGGTCGCGCGCCGCCAGGCGGTCACGAACCCGCAGAACACCATCTATGCGGTGAAGCGGCTGATGGGCCGCAAGTTCACCGCGCCCGAGGTCAGCAAGCAGATCAGCCTCGCGCCCTACAAGATCGTCGAGGCGCCGAACAGCGACGCGTGGGTCGAGGTCAAGGGGCGCAACTACTCGCCCCCCGAGATCTCGGCGGTGATCCTCGGCCAGATGAAGCAGGTCGCCGAGCGGTTCCTCGGCGAGCCCGTGACGGAGGCGGTGGTCACCGTCCCCGCCTACTTCGACGACGCCCAGCGGCAGGCGACGAAGGACGCAGGGCGGATCGCCGGGCTGGACGTGCGCCGGATCATCAACGAGCCGACCGCCGCGGCGCTCGCCTACGGCCTCGACAAGGTGAAGGCCGAGACGATCGCGGTCTACGATCTCGGCGGAGGCACGTTCGATATCTCGATCCTCGAGATCGCGAGCGGGGTCTTCAGCGTCAAGGCGACCGGCGGCGACACGCACCTCGGCGGCGAGGACTTCGACCAGCGGATCATCGACCTGCTCGCCGACGAGTTCGAGGGGAAGAGCCGCATCGATCTGCGCCGGGACCGCATGGCGCTGCAGCGGCTCAAGGAGGCGGCCGAGAAGGCGAAGCACGAGCTCTCGTCGTCGCTCGAGACCGAGATCAACATCCCCTTCATCGCCGTCGGCCCGGGCGGCGGGCCGCTCCACCTCGAGCGGACGATGCGGCGCAACGAGCTCGAGATGCTCTGCGAGGGCCTCATCCGGCGGACCATCGACGTCTGCCGCGCGACGCTCGGGGACGCCAAGCTCCCCGTCTCCGCCGTCAACACGGTGGTCCTCGTCGGCGGCATGACCCGGATGCCCGCGGTGCAGGCGGCGGTGCGCGAGTTCTTCGGCCGGGAGCCGAACAAGGGCGTGAACCCCGACGAGGTCGTCGCGGTCGGGGCCGCGCTGCAGGGCGCCGCGCTCTCCGGACAGGTGGACGAGGTGCTGCTCCTCGACGTGACGCCGCTGTCGCTCGGCGTCGAGACCGGCGGCGGCGTGAGCTTCAAGCTCATCCCGCGGAACACGACCATCCCCACCGAGCGGAGCGAGATCTTCACGACGAGCGTCGACAACCAGAGCTTCGTCCCCGTGCACGTGCTCCAGGGCGAGCGCGAGATGGCCGCGGACTGCCGGAGCCTCGCCCGCTTCGAGCTCACCGGCATCCCTCCGGCGCCGCGCGGGCTGCCCAAGATCCAGGTCACCTTCCGCATCGACGAGAACGGGATCGTCCGCGTCGAGGCGCGGGATCTCGGGACGGGGCGGGTGCAGGAGATCCGGGTGACCCCCACGAGCGGCCTCACGCCGGACGAGGTCGATCGGCTCGTCTCGGAGGGCGAGCGGTTCAAGGAGACCGACGCGCTCCGGCGCGATCTCGCCGAGCTCCGCAACCAGGCAGAGACCCTCGTCTACACGACCGAGCAGGCCCTCGAAGGCTACGGCGATCTGCTCGACGCCGAGCTCCTCGGCGAGGTCCACGCCGAGTGCGCGGCGCTGCGGAAGCTGCTCGAAGGCGGCGGCGACCTCGACGCGCTCCGGGACGCGTACGCGCGCCTCGAGGGGGCGGCGTTCCGGATCGCGGAGTCGATGTATGGAGGGGACGATGACGCCGGCGCGAACAAGGCCGTCGAGACATGA
- the grpE gene encoding nucleotide exchange factor GrpE — translation MSDSEQNGSNQNTGETAEAQAERAEPAEQQAPAPEDKLGEVQAEAARMREQLLRTAADFDNFRKRSRREVEEAQRRGREAILKDLLPVFDNLERAASHAESAPDVKSVAEGVRIVTKQFVDTLERMGIKRIAAVGKPFDPSVHEAIQQLDSTEHPAGVVIAEVQPGYMLGDYLIRAAMVVVSKGSPVEPAPAAN, via the coding sequence ATGAGCGATTCGGAACAAAATGGGTCGAACCAGAACACGGGGGAGACGGCGGAGGCGCAGGCTGAGCGCGCAGAGCCTGCGGAGCAGCAGGCCCCCGCCCCCGAAGACAAGCTAGGCGAGGTGCAGGCGGAGGCCGCGCGGATGCGCGAGCAGCTGCTGCGCACCGCCGCGGATTTCGACAACTTCCGTAAGCGCTCCCGGCGCGAGGTCGAAGAGGCGCAGCGCCGCGGCCGCGAGGCGATCCTGAAGGATCTGCTCCCGGTCTTCGACAACCTCGAGCGCGCGGCCAGCCACGCCGAGAGCGCGCCGGACGTGAAGTCGGTCGCCGAGGGCGTCCGGATCGTGACGAAGCAGTTCGTCGACACGCTGGAGCGCATGGGCATCAAGCGCATCGCCGCGGTCGGCAAGCCCTTCGATCCCAGCGTGCACGAGGCCATCCAGCAGCTCGACTCGACCGAGCACCCCGCCGGCGTCGTGATCGCGGAGGTCCAGCCGGGATACATGCTGGGCGATTACCTGATCCGCGCGGCCATGGTCGTCGTCTCGAAGGGCTCGCCCGTCGAGCCGGCGCCCGCAGCGAACTGA